The Bdellovibrionales bacterium genome has a window encoding:
- a CDS encoding GlsB/YeaQ/YmgE family stress response membrane protein, translated as MIWAFIIGLIIGAVAKLFMPGKDPGGFIITALLGIAGSVVANWIGSAAGFYMPNEPAGFIASVLGAMLILYIYRLVVARRKTV; from the coding sequence ATGATATGGGCATTTATTATCGGATTAATCATTGGAGCTGTGGCTAAGTTATTTATGCCGGGCAAAGATCCTGGCGGTTTTATTATCACGGCATTGCTGGGTATCGCAGGATCCGTTGTTGCAAATTGGATTGGCTCCGCGGCGGGCTTTTATATGCCTAACGAACCTGCGGGCTTTATCGCCTCTGTGTTGGGTGCGATGCTTATTCTTTACATCTATCGCTTAGTCGTCGCTCGCCGAAAAACGGTGTAG
- a CDS encoding M48 family metallopeptidase: MSSYPALYGRVSGVAEVQHSRVIFISDHDGREIVLSNTTLGISLEGTNSHHYYVFDKLRPDVRICIQNILAIQQLASYGVAPAREILAQAQRKKLKRSALAGAPFFLSLGLLLLIPLVLALIPASWMAQILQPQHEKALGNLLLPMMRLQFEIKDNHPAAVPTKKIIDFIKAANPELHTTEVEVYISTSKEINAFAAPGNVIVVNRGLIDKADSVEEVAGVLAHELGHIHQKHVVKSLAGGLGSLFGTVLLATFVGYDAALVVANASDFVSLKYSRDDELAADQQGFKFLNNAHVSTDGMISFFNKIAEMDKFLPSVLALASTHPSSVERAAALQTLSEEPLEVPLRSLPVSLEEIKNSFEGDK, encoded by the coding sequence ATGAGCTCCTATCCTGCGCTTTATGGCCGCGTCAGTGGCGTGGCCGAGGTTCAACACTCGCGAGTCATTTTTATTAGTGATCACGATGGACGAGAGATTGTTTTGTCGAACACCACCCTTGGAATCAGTCTCGAAGGAACTAACTCTCATCACTACTATGTTTTCGACAAGCTTCGCCCGGACGTCCGTATCTGCATTCAAAACATTTTAGCCATTCAGCAGCTGGCCTCTTACGGAGTGGCTCCCGCCAGAGAGATCCTTGCCCAGGCTCAAAGAAAAAAATTAAAGCGGAGCGCCCTTGCCGGAGCACCCTTTTTCTTGTCCTTAGGGCTTCTTCTCCTTATTCCGTTAGTTTTGGCGCTCATTCCAGCTTCGTGGATGGCGCAAATTCTTCAACCACAGCACGAAAAAGCCCTGGGGAATCTCTTATTACCAATGATGCGCTTGCAGTTTGAAATTAAAGACAATCACCCGGCAGCTGTCCCCACCAAAAAAATCATAGACTTCATAAAAGCGGCCAACCCCGAACTTCATACTACGGAAGTTGAGGTTTACATTTCCACCAGCAAAGAGATCAACGCCTTCGCGGCTCCCGGTAATGTTATTGTCGTCAACCGCGGATTGATCGACAAGGCCGACTCCGTGGAAGAGGTCGCGGGAGTTCTCGCCCACGAGCTCGGGCATATTCATCAAAAGCATGTGGTCAAGTCCCTAGCCGGTGGCCTGGGCAGTCTCTTCGGAACCGTCCTGCTTGCAACTTTTGTAGGTTATGATGCGGCTCTTGTCGTGGCGAATGCCAGTGATTTTGTTTCCCTCAAATATTCTCGAGACGATGAACTGGCTGCCGATCAGCAAGGATTTAAGTTTCTCAACAACGCTCACGTTTCCACAGATGGGATGATTTCGTTTTTTAATAAAATTGCAGAGATGGATAAATTTCTGCCCAGTGTTTTAGCTCTCGCCAGTACCCATCCCTCATCCGTAGAACGTGCGGCGGCACTCCAGACTCTATCTGAAGAGCCTTTGGAGGTGCCTCTGAGGTCCCTTCCCGTTTCTCTTGAAGAGATCAAAAACTCTTTCGAGGGGGATAAGTAA
- a CDS encoding ATP-binding cassette domain-containing protein, translated as MNLLQLHRGSKTFGSKLLFDEASFAINEGEHVGVIGPNGAGKTTLFKALVNQIQLDSGDLIKSHKLSIGYLEQESKEPLDISAEQHLDNTSTVPLWELKQLGINLGLLEKHFAVPFHESSGGYRMRMKLLSLVGQQPNLMLLDEPTNFLDLESILTLEKFLQSFEGAFLLISHDREFLRRTTDHTLEVEGGEITKFPGNIDEYFEQKAQLRSILEAQAANQDAKRKHLQDFVDRFGAKATKARQAQSRVKMIEKMEKIEVKALSVRAKVKIPPPSHSGKEILNLENASLGYSEKTVVSDCTIRLEKGVHLGVVGFNGAGKSTLLKSLAGRLPLLSGEINYGYQVSLSYYAQHVSEELNPQSTVLESLQMAATPDLKSQEILNVAGSLLFSGDAVHKKISVLSGGEKSRVALGQILLKRSPLILLDEPTNHLDFDTVEALTEALREYPGTVVVVSHDRSFIGRIATKILEIRDGRAEIYPGTYDDYLWSLEKGALKDRLAQATNTAHSDRSREKVISQSAEKNPPEKSVTKTVTSKQLQSEIRDLQKKIKKQEDLVQKYSQDLERLNLDLASAQGEKISELSKQLGVCAQNLQTSEDLLLEYMVSLEKSETLLQGLK; from the coding sequence ATGAATTTACTGCAACTCCATCGCGGCTCAAAAACTTTTGGATCAAAACTCTTATTTGACGAGGCTTCGTTTGCTATCAACGAGGGGGAACATGTCGGAGTCATCGGTCCCAACGGCGCCGGCAAAACGACTCTTTTTAAAGCTCTCGTCAATCAGATCCAACTGGATTCGGGCGATCTCATTAAATCTCATAAACTCAGTATTGGTTACCTCGAACAAGAATCCAAAGAACCGCTAGATATATCTGCCGAGCAGCACCTCGATAACACGAGTACCGTCCCTCTGTGGGAACTGAAGCAATTGGGGATCAACCTTGGTCTTCTCGAAAAACATTTCGCGGTGCCATTTCATGAATCGAGCGGCGGATATCGCATGCGCATGAAACTTTTGTCTCTCGTGGGCCAACAGCCAAATCTTATGTTACTCGACGAGCCCACAAACTTTTTAGATCTCGAGAGTATTCTTACTTTGGAAAAATTCTTACAAAGCTTTGAGGGCGCTTTCCTGTTGATCTCCCATGATCGCGAGTTCCTCCGACGGACGACCGATCACACTCTTGAAGTCGAAGGGGGCGAGATCACAAAATTTCCAGGGAATATCGACGAATATTTTGAGCAAAAAGCGCAACTTCGCTCGATCCTGGAAGCGCAGGCCGCAAACCAGGACGCGAAAAGAAAGCACCTCCAAGATTTTGTCGATCGCTTCGGCGCTAAAGCCACAAAAGCGCGACAAGCCCAGAGCCGTGTCAAAATGATCGAAAAAATGGAAAAGATCGAAGTGAAAGCGCTTTCGGTTCGCGCTAAAGTGAAAATTCCGCCCCCGTCTCATTCGGGTAAAGAAATTTTAAATCTTGAGAACGCCAGCTTGGGGTACTCGGAAAAAACCGTAGTGTCTGATTGTACTATTCGCTTAGAAAAAGGCGTTCATCTCGGGGTGGTGGGCTTCAACGGGGCGGGTAAATCGACTTTACTAAAGTCCCTCGCCGGAAGACTTCCCCTTCTCTCGGGGGAGATCAATTATGGCTATCAGGTGAGCCTCTCTTATTATGCTCAGCATGTCAGCGAAGAGCTCAATCCCCAATCGACAGTCTTAGAGAGTCTACAAATGGCCGCAACACCTGATCTTAAATCCCAAGAGATTCTCAACGTGGCTGGATCACTTTTATTTTCCGGGGATGCGGTTCACAAAAAAATTTCAGTCTTATCGGGTGGCGAAAAATCCAGAGTCGCATTAGGGCAAATTCTTTTAAAAAGAAGTCCCTTGATTCTATTAGATGAGCCGACCAACCACTTGGATTTTGACACCGTTGAGGCCTTAACCGAAGCCCTTCGAGAGTATCCTGGCACCGTCGTGGTGGTCAGTCATGATCGAAGTTTCATAGGTCGTATCGCCACAAAAATTTTAGAGATTCGCGACGGTCGCGCAGAAATCTATCCCGGCACCTACGACGACTATTTGTGGAGCTTAGAAAAAGGTGCTCTCAAAGATCGCTTGGCCCAAGCGACCAACACCGCCCATTCCGATCGATCTCGGGAAAAAGTCATCTCTCAAAGCGCAGAAAAAAATCCTCCCGAAAAATCTGTGACTAAAACTGTTACAAGCAAACAACTGCAATCGGAAATTCGCGACCTTCAAAAGAAGATCAAAAAACAAGAGGACCTCGTTCAAAAATATTCTCAAGACTTGGAAAGGCTCAACTTGGATCTTGCATCCGCTCAGGGCGAAAAAATCTCCGAACTCTCAAAACAGCTCGGAGTCTGTGCCCAGAATTTACAGACGTCAGAGGATCTTCTTTTGGAATACATGGTCTCGCTCGAAAAATCGGAAACCCTTTTGCAGGGGTTAAAATAA
- a CDS encoding bifunctional methionine sulfoxide reductase B/A protein, protein MSEATQYKKPTQEELKSKLTPQQYACTQEEGTERPFENAYWDNKKDGIYVDIVTGEPLFSSLDKYDSGSGWPSFTKPIEDNHLITKTDKKLFMERTEVRSKAGDSHLGHVFDDGPRDKGGKRFCINSASLNFIPVDKMKEKGYGKFLFPFAEKQGWEVATLAGGCFWGVEDLFRKEKGVIETHVGYTGGSTQNPTYNDIKKGTTGHAESLQILFDPKITTYENILTTFFKLHDPTTLNQQGNDRGSQYRSEIFYNSEKQKEVAEKVKARVDKSGAWKKPVVTKISKFDKFWEAEDYHQDYLVKNPGGYTCHFVRDVKF, encoded by the coding sequence ATGTCAGAAGCCACTCAGTATAAAAAACCGACTCAAGAAGAACTCAAATCGAAACTCACTCCCCAGCAGTACGCCTGCACCCAGGAGGAGGGCACCGAGCGCCCTTTTGAAAACGCTTATTGGGACAATAAGAAAGATGGAATTTATGTGGACATTGTTACGGGCGAGCCGTTGTTCAGTTCCCTCGATAAATACGATTCCGGTTCGGGATGGCCGAGCTTTACAAAACCTATTGAAGACAACCATCTGATCACTAAAACGGATAAAAAGCTTTTTATGGAGCGAACGGAAGTTCGTTCCAAGGCTGGAGATTCACATTTAGGCCATGTCTTCGATGACGGACCTCGAGACAAGGGCGGAAAACGTTTTTGCATTAATTCTGCTTCGCTCAATTTTATTCCAGTCGATAAAATGAAGGAGAAGGGCTACGGCAAATTTCTTTTCCCTTTCGCCGAGAAGCAAGGCTGGGAAGTGGCCACGCTGGCTGGGGGATGTTTTTGGGGAGTCGAAGATTTATTTCGTAAGGAAAAGGGCGTCATTGAGACTCACGTTGGTTATACCGGAGGTAGTACTCAAAACCCAACGTATAATGATATTAAAAAAGGTACGACAGGACATGCAGAGTCTTTGCAGATTCTTTTTGATCCTAAAATTACGACTTACGAGAACATTCTCACAACATTTTTTAAGCTTCACGATCCCACCACCTTAAATCAGCAAGGGAACGACCGCGGATCGCAGTACCGATCCGAGATATTTTATAACTCCGAAAAACAGAAAGAAGTGGCCGAAAAAGTGAAAGCGAGAGTCGATAAGTCTGGAGCCTGGAAAAAGCCCGTCGTTACTAAGATCTCAAAGTTCGACAAGTTTTGGGAGGCCGAGGATTATCATCAGGATTATTTGGTAAAAAATCCTGGCGGCTATACCTGTCACTTTGTCAGAGACGTTAAGTTTTAA
- a CDS encoding phospholipase A — protein MLNKIILIVVALSFTLSSLAIEKKPDSDTEKKPSEAFGDKKVEKKGEEPSQGENKADENKQSEALRREDQEVLQRHNPFYFAYGVPDSKLQFSFKAPLVRDVPFFIAYTQQMFWNLREDSKPFKDSTYNPELIYRWTIKDFMIDSIDFAFWSHMSNGKKDAESRSLERRYVRFNFDTEYTRWVVRFSAQFQYLDGFDPTNNDIRDYMGPVILTASFIQLYEAWIDKGEFSISLMPGGKYAQHGSQGGYQFAYSFRLGGLDIVPAFYMQYYVGYAETLLNYNQRVNEFRFGFVL, from the coding sequence ATGTTAAATAAAATAATTCTTATCGTTGTCGCTCTATCATTCACACTTTCATCTTTGGCTATCGAAAAAAAACCAGACTCTGACACCGAAAAAAAACCTTCGGAAGCCTTTGGAGATAAAAAAGTAGAGAAGAAAGGTGAGGAGCCATCTCAGGGCGAAAACAAGGCTGATGAAAATAAGCAGTCAGAAGCTTTACGCCGCGAAGACCAAGAGGTGTTGCAGAGACACAATCCGTTTTACTTTGCCTATGGGGTTCCCGACTCTAAGCTGCAATTCAGTTTTAAAGCGCCGCTGGTTCGTGATGTTCCGTTCTTTATCGCGTATACACAGCAGATGTTTTGGAATCTTCGCGAAGATTCCAAACCGTTCAAAGATTCCACCTATAATCCCGAGCTCATCTATAGATGGACAATCAAAGACTTTATGATCGACTCCATTGATTTTGCTTTTTGGAGCCATATGTCCAATGGGAAAAAAGATGCGGAGTCTCGATCTCTCGAAAGAAGGTATGTTCGTTTTAACTTTGATACGGAATACACCCGCTGGGTGGTTCGATTCTCGGCCCAATTTCAGTATCTCGATGGATTCGATCCTACGAACAATGATATTCGTGATTACATGGGGCCTGTGATCCTCACCGCTTCATTTATTCAGCTTTACGAAGCTTGGATCGATAAAGGGGAATTCTCGATTTCGTTAATGCCCGGCGGAAAGTACGCTCAGCATGGGAGTCAGGGCGGGTACCAATTTGCGTATTCGTTTCGTTTAGGCGGTCTCGACATCGTCCCTGCATTCTACATGCAATACTATGTCGGCTATGCGGAAACTCTTCTGAACTATAATCAAAGAGTGAATGAATTCCGCTTTGGATTTGTTCTTTAA